A portion of the Francisella uliginis genome contains these proteins:
- a CDS encoding Ppx/GppA phosphatase family protein: MSKIVATVDLGSNSFHMLISEIKPDGEVVTLSKQKQKVQLRAGLNNNLTISKDVQERAIKCLEFFAQEIQKYRVEHVRAVGTYTLRKAKNNIKGFKKKLDKALGAKIKIISGPEEARLVYVGARDNHDIKQKTLVIDIGGGSTELVIGRGDKILIARSLDMGCVGMQKDFFANEKLDFANFYAATAKAKQTLEPILSKYKKIGWNYILGSSGTIISVTNISEMLNESSIVTQKFLNDLITMMMDKRQVENIRFEGLREDRESVLAGGVAILYAIFDCLGIAEMKLSNGAVREGMLYELVKSKYKIVIN, encoded by the coding sequence ATGTCAAAAATAGTAGCAACAGTAGATTTAGGTTCAAATAGTTTTCATATGCTTATTAGCGAAATCAAGCCTGATGGTGAGGTTGTTACATTATCTAAGCAAAAACAAAAAGTCCAATTAAGAGCTGGTTTAAATAATAACCTAACCATAAGCAAGGACGTTCAAGAAAGAGCAATTAAGTGTTTAGAATTTTTTGCCCAAGAAATACAAAAATATAGAGTTGAGCATGTACGTGCAGTAGGAACTTACACACTTAGAAAAGCAAAAAATAATATCAAAGGTTTTAAAAAGAAATTAGATAAAGCTTTAGGAGCTAAGATTAAAATCATTTCTGGGCCAGAGGAAGCTAGACTTGTATACGTTGGTGCTAGAGATAATCATGATATAAAACAAAAAACTTTAGTTATAGATATTGGCGGTGGTTCAACAGAGCTTGTAATAGGCCGAGGCGATAAAATATTGATAGCTCGTAGCTTAGATATGGGTTGTGTAGGTATGCAAAAAGACTTCTTTGCGAATGAAAAACTTGATTTCGCAAACTTTTATGCTGCTACGGCAAAAGCGAAGCAGACACTTGAACCAATATTATCAAAATATAAAAAAATAGGTTGGAATTATATTTTAGGTTCTTCTGGTACGATAATTTCAGTTACTAATATATCTGAAATGCTTAATGAAAGCTCGATTGTTACACAGAAGTTCTTAAATGATCTAATAACTATGATGATGGACAAAAGGCAGGTTGAGAATATACGTTTTGAAGGTTTAAGAGAGGATCGTGAAAGTGTCCTTGCTGGAGGTGTTGCCATCCTATATGCGATATTTGATTGTTTGGGTATTGCTGAAATGAAGTTATCAAATGGCGCAGTACGTGAGGGTATGCTTTATGAGCTTGTTAAAAGTAAATATAAGATTGTTATTAATTAG
- a CDS encoding AAA family ATPase yields MKYIPLAARVRPMKIDDIIGQEHLLSDNGVLRKILVGDGICSMVLCGKPGVGKTTLARVIASSKNLEFFELSAVDSGVKEVKKLIADNKDLDSFVLFLDEIHRFNKSQQDLLLPYVESGKIILIGATTENPTYYLNNALISRLFVLRLKRLCITGTKELIQRALKQDKILAKHSFEISEDLYNAIHNYSEGDCRKILNLLERMFLISNQGENIAINKDLFDQAVGEASRDFHREGKEFYEQLSAFHKSVRGTDPDAAIFWLGLMLDNGVDPLVIARRMLCIASEDIGNADPQALRVAIDAWNAYEKLGLPEGRLVLSQAAIYLAVAPKSNACYKALAEAQQVTKALGHIEVPQHLKNYKDSNYLYPHNYPNSYVNQQYLPENIRQTFYSPSGSGFEGKIKAKLDSINKIKKL; encoded by the coding sequence ATGAAATACATTCCATTAGCAGCCAGAGTAAGACCTATGAAAATCGATGATATTATAGGTCAGGAACATTTGTTATCAGATAATGGGGTGTTAAGAAAAATACTCGTTGGTGATGGTATCTGTTCAATGGTTTTATGTGGTAAACCGGGGGTTGGTAAAACTACATTAGCAAGAGTTATAGCGAGTTCTAAAAATCTAGAGTTTTTTGAGCTATCAGCAGTGGACTCTGGTGTCAAAGAAGTTAAGAAGCTTATTGCAGATAATAAGGATTTAGATAGTTTTGTGCTATTTTTGGATGAAATCCATCGTTTTAATAAATCACAACAAGATTTACTTTTACCATATGTCGAGTCGGGTAAGATTATTCTAATTGGGGCAACAACAGAGAATCCGACATATTACTTAAATAACGCTTTAATTTCGAGACTTTTTGTATTACGTCTTAAACGTTTATGTATCACAGGAACTAAAGAGCTTATCCAAAGAGCATTGAAACAGGATAAGATTTTAGCAAAGCATTCTTTTGAAATAAGCGAAGATTTATATAATGCTATCCATAATTACAGTGAAGGTGATTGCCGTAAAATTTTAAATTTGCTTGAGAGAATGTTTTTGATTAGTAATCAAGGAGAGAATATTGCTATAAATAAAGATTTATTTGATCAAGCAGTAGGTGAAGCATCGCGAGATTTTCATCGTGAGGGTAAAGAATTCTACGAACAACTTTCTGCTTTTCATAAATCTGTAAGAGGTACTGATCCAGATGCTGCAATATTTTGGTTGGGATTAATGCTTGATAATGGCGTAGATCCATTAGTTATTGCTAGAAGAATGTTGTGTATAGCATCAGAAGATATTGGTAATGCTGACCCACAAGCTTTGAGAGTTGCAATAGATGCTTGGAATGCTTATGAAAAACTAGGTCTCCCAGAAGGGCGCTTAGTGCTATCTCAAGCTGCTATATATTTGGCGGTAGCACCTAAAAGTAACGCTTGTTATAAAGCACTAGCAGAGGCACAGCAAGTAACTAAAGCCTTAGGTCATATAGAAGTTCCGCAACATTTAAAAAACTATAAAGATAGTAACTACCTATATCCACATAATTATCCAAACTCATATGTTAATCAGCAGTATTTACCTGAAAATATTAGACAAACTTTTTACTCTCCATCTGGAAGTGGATTTGAAGGTAAGATTAAAGCAAAGCTTGATAGTATAAACAAAATCAAGAAGTTATAA